The Flavobacterium commune genome contains a region encoding:
- a CDS encoding immunity protein Imm33 domain-containing protein — protein MEWNIFEKEQKEICKKYNLEWNSVNENSMLAVNDSLFLNIEPINGLRHNRNGNIEGWYIWSGDEIPHDEENFFKSIHIYHLIDSKPEILKYLGLPVGYRFQIDSKKYEDIWFDEKVANV, from the coding sequence ATGGAATGGAATATTTTTGAAAAAGAACAAAAAGAAATTTGTAAAAAGTATAATTTAGAATGGAATTCTGTAAATGAAAATTCTATGTTAGCAGTTAATGATTCTTTGTTCTTAAATATTGAACCAATAAATGGTTTAAGGCATAATCGTAATGGAAATATTGAAGGTTGGTATATTTGGAGTGGTGATGAAATACCTCATGATGAAGAAAATTTTTTTAAATCAATTCACATTTATCACTTAATTGATAGTAAACCTGAAATACTTAAATATTTGGGATTACCCGTAGGTTATAGATTTCAGATTGATAGTAAAAAATATGAAGACATTTGGTTTGATGAAAAAGTAGCAAACGTTTAA
- a CDS encoding efflux transporter outer membrane subunit, with translation MKNRIYKIALLAIAAVLLQSCFVSKDYKRPELKTADLYRNEVVSTDTVSFANVSWDKIFTDPLLQGYITKGLANNLDIKIAMQNLAAAEASMKQGKAGYFPTLSAGADWTHQELSKNSQFGAIVQNRSTDQYQLTGTLSWEADIWGKIRSNKRATNAAFLQTSAVNQAIKTQLIASIATTYYQLMAIDSQIKVAEETLINREQSVETIKQLKKAGNVTEVGVKQTEAQKYATLLIIADLKNNAVLLENTLNILLGESSKKIERSTFETQKIQPQITLGVPSNLLRNRPDVIAAEYNLISNFEMTNVAKSSFYPSFKITATGGLQTIHLNEWFSANSIFANIVTGLTQPIFNQRQLKTKYEIAKANQEKAYIQFEQSLLTAGKEVSDALAQYNNETYKIKVREKQVDALKKAANFSDELLTYGLANYLEVLTSKNDALNAELSLVDNKFQQYKAIIQLYKALGGGWQ, from the coding sequence ATGAAAAATAGAATATATAAAATCGCTTTATTAGCGATAGCTGCGGTCTTATTACAATCTTGTTTTGTGTCCAAAGATTATAAAAGACCTGAATTAAAAACAGCCGATTTGTATCGAAATGAAGTAGTGTCAACTGACACTGTTTCATTTGCAAATGTTTCCTGGGATAAGATTTTTACCGATCCGCTTTTGCAGGGATATATCACAAAAGGATTGGCAAACAATTTGGATATTAAAATCGCCATGCAAAATCTTGCCGCTGCCGAAGCGTCTATGAAACAAGGAAAAGCAGGCTACTTCCCTACTCTTTCTGCCGGAGCCGACTGGACACATCAGGAATTGTCTAAAAATAGTCAGTTTGGTGCAATTGTTCAAAACCGTAGTACCGATCAGTACCAACTTACTGGAACTTTATCCTGGGAAGCGGATATTTGGGGAAAAATACGAAGCAATAAACGCGCAACCAATGCTGCGTTTCTACAAACTTCGGCAGTTAATCAGGCTATAAAAACCCAATTAATTGCTTCGATTGCCACTACTTATTACCAGTTAATGGCTATTGATTCTCAAATAAAAGTAGCTGAAGAAACCTTAATCAACAGAGAGCAAAGTGTTGAAACAATCAAACAACTTAAAAAAGCCGGAAACGTTACCGAAGTAGGTGTCAAACAAACCGAAGCTCAAAAATATGCAACACTATTAATTATTGCCGATTTAAAAAACAATGCCGTTTTACTGGAAAATACGTTGAATATTCTTTTAGGCGAATCTTCTAAAAAAATAGAACGAAGCACTTTTGAAACGCAAAAAATACAACCCCAAATTACCCTTGGCGTTCCTTCTAATTTACTGCGTAATCGTCCTGATGTAATTGCTGCCGAGTACAATTTGATCAGCAATTTTGAAATGACAAATGTTGCTAAAAGCAGTTTTTATCCTTCATTTAAAATCACAGCTACCGGCGGATTACAAACTATTCATCTGAATGAATGGTTTAGTGCTAATTCCATTTTTGCCAATATCGTTACCGGTTTAACACAGCCTATTTTTAATCAAAGACAGTTAAAAACCAAATATGAAATTGCAAAAGCCAATCAGGAAAAAGCCTATATTCAATTTGAACAATCGCTTTTAACGGCAGGAAAAGAAGTTTCGGATGCACTGGCACAGTACAATAATGAAACTTACAAAATCAAGGTTCGTGAAAAACAGGTTGATGCTCTAAAAAAAGCAGCAAATTTTTCAGATGAATTGTTGACTTATGGTTTAGCCAACTATCTCGAAGTTTTAACGTCTAAAAACGATGCCTTGAATGCCGAATTGAGTTTGGTTGATAATAAATTCCAACAATACAAAGCCATCATTCAATTGTACAAAGCCTTGGGCGGAGGATGGCAGTAA
- a CDS encoding GyrI-like domain-containing protein — MKPKITTLSEKKLIGCKQNMNYVAYNPVPLWQSFMPIKKEIINTVSADLFSVQQFPEGFWTQFNPETVFEKWAAVEVTDFDSIPENMSSLVIPGGWYAVFDYKGDGSDAPAFFESIFGTWFPNSAYVVDDRPHFEILGAKYKKGDPNSEEEIWIPIRLK, encoded by the coding sequence ATGAAACCAAAAATCACCACACTTTCAGAGAAAAAGCTAATTGGTTGTAAGCAAAACATGAATTATGTGGCTTACAATCCGGTACCGTTATGGCAAAGTTTTATGCCTATAAAAAAGGAAATTATAAATACTGTAAGTGCTGATTTGTTTTCGGTTCAGCAATTTCCGGAAGGTTTTTGGACTCAATTTAACCCTGAAACTGTGTTTGAAAAATGGGCTGCGGTTGAAGTAACTGATTTTGACAGTATTCCTGAGAATATGAGTTCTTTAGTGATTCCGGGAGGTTGGTATGCCGTTTTTGATTATAAAGGGGATGGGAGTGATGCTCCGGCTTTTTTTGAGTCTATTTTTGGAACCTGGTTTCCTAATTCGGCTTACGTTGTGGATGACAGACCACATTTTGAAATATTAGGTGCTAAATACAAAAAAGGTGATCCTAATTCAGAAGAGGAAATCTGGATTCCGATTCGATTGAAATAA